In Oceanotoga teriensis, the DNA window TTGGATATGGAGACGGTGGTGGAGGTCCAACAGATGAAATGCAAGAAAAATATGAAATAGCAAAAAATTGGGCTGGAGTACCACAACTAAAAATAGACACAGTAGAAAACTTCTTCGAAAATTTAAAAATAGAAGAAACACTACCAACATGGGATGGAGATCTCTACTTAGAATTACATAGAGGAACATACACATCTCAGTCAAAAACAAAATATCTACACAAAATAGCTGAATACAAACTATATCAAGCTGAATACTACTCAGTAATTGCACAAAATGAAATAGAATACCCAGAACAAAAAATACAACAATTATGGGAAATACTTTTACATACAGAGTTCCATGATGTAATACCAGGATCATCAATAAAAGAAGTATATCAAGACTCAGAAAAAGAATTAACACAACTAATACAAAATGCAGATGAAATAATAAAACAAGCAATAAACTCTATCTCAAAACCAAACAACTCAAAAATAACAATAATAAATGACACATCATATGAAAGAAAAATAGAATTCACAGCAAAAACCAATGGAAAAATAATAGAAACTCAAAATGGAACACAATTAAAAATGCAAAAAATAGATGAAGAAACATATATATACACATCAGATGAAACAATAAAACCATTCCAGACAATAATACTAAACATAACAAATAAAACAAATATTCAAGAACAAAAAATACAACAAAAAACAATAATAGAAAACAACAAATTAAAACTCGAAGTAAATCCAGATGGAACAATACAAATAACAGATAAAACAAATAACAGAAAAACATTCAAAAACAAAGGAAACATACTCGCCATGTACAAAGATGTACCAACATATTGGGATGCATGGGATATAGAACATGATTATGAAAAATATGAAACAATAATAAAAGCCGACTCAATAAAACTAATAGAAGATGGAGAAATACAAAAAACAATACAAGTAACCTACAAATCAGAAGGAACAATAATAATACAAAATTACACATTAAAAGAAGAAAGATTAGACATAAACACAAAAATAGACTGGCATACAAGAAGAACTATGTTAAGAGCAAAAATGCCTTTCAATGTACACACAAGAAATGCAAAATGCGATCTATCAGCTGGATACATAGAAAGACCAACACATACAAATACAAGCTGGGAAGAAGCAAGATTTGAAGTACTTGCTCACAGATGGATAGACTTATCAGAATACAACTATGGATATGCACTATTAAACGATTCCAAATATGGATACAAAATAAATCAAAATGAAATATCTATAAACCTCTTAAGAGGTCCAATATACCCTGCATACTTTGCAGATGAAGGAAAACATGAATTTACATACTCAATATATCCTCACAACAATTCAGATATACAAACAGTAATAGAAGAATCAGAAAAACTAAACAAACCTCTAATGACAAAAATAAATTCAGAAATACAACAAAACCCAATAATGCAAACAAATAAAACAACATTAAAAATAACAGCAATAAAACAAGCAAAAGAAAAAGGTAATACAATAAGACTTGTAGAAATGGCTGGAGGATCTGGAACAGCAGAAATAAAAATAAATATACCACACAAAAAAATATATAAAACAAACCTATTAGAAAACAATAAACAAGAATTAAAAGAAGAAAATGGAATAATAAAGCTGGAATACAACCCTTTCAAAATATACACCCTTGTTGTAGAGTAAAAAAAAGATCTTCTCATTAAATTGAGAAGGTCTTTTTTTAATAAAAGAAAGTGCCGGATTAGATGAAAAAGAATTGAAAATTATTAAATATATCAATGAAAATAATTCGATTTCAACAAAAATAGTTACAGAAATCTTAAATATTAAAGAAAGAAGAGCAAGAATAATTTTATCAAATCTCGTTAAAAATAATATCCTAATTAGAAAAGGTAAAGGAAGAAATACTCATTATATATTAAAACCTTCTCATTAAGTTGAGAAGGTCTTTTTTTAATAAAAATATTATTAAAAAATGATAAAATAAAATATAGAACAAAAAAGGAGAAAAAATAATGCTAAAAACAATAATAACAACACATAAAAATCCAGATTTTGACGGATTTGCAGCAGCATATGCCGCAAAATTAATATATGAAGATGCACAAATAATAATAAAAGGAGAACCCGCTAAAAACCTCACAGAATTCATAAATATATATGATATCCCTTATCTCACCGAAAAACAATTCCTTGAAGAATACAAACAACAAATAGAAAACAAAAACTTTCAAAAAATAGTAATAGTAGACACAGCAGATATACAAAGAATACCTCCAACAATAAAAAAATTAATAGAAAGTGGTATAGAAACTGATATATATGATCACCATCCCAAAATGAGAGAAAATAATATAAAAGGAAATAATTATTCTGAAGAAATGGGAGCTGCAACAACACTTGTAGTAAAACAGCTACTAAATCAAAAATCAGATCTTCCGGATACCTTAGAAACATTATTTCTAATAGCAATACATGAAGATACTGGAAATTTCATGTATACAACCACAACAGAACAAGATCATCTTGTTGCAGCAGAACTATTAAAAAGAGGAGCAAGATTAAAAGAAGTAGAAGAATTTGTAGCACTCGAAATGACAGAAGAACAAAGAGAACTATTCGATATGTTGTACAACAACATACAAGAACTATATTTAAATGAATTAAATGTACAAATAGCTTATTCAGAAATAGAAAAATTCATAGGTGGACTAAATATAATAACTCATAAAATATTTGAAACATTAACTCCAGACATACTATTTACAGTAGTAAGAATGGGAAAAAACATATACATAGTAGCAAGATCTAAAACCAATGAAATAGATTTAAATAAAGTATTAGAACACTTTGGAGGAGGAGGACACAAAAAAGCTGGATCTGCTAAAGTAAAAGACAAAAACATACAACAAGTAATAAACAAAATAGAAAAAGAATTAAAAAATTCATTCATACCAGTAATAAAAGCATCAAATATAATGTCATCACCAGTAAGAACAATACTTGCACAACAAAAAGTAGAAAAAGCATACAATATAATGGAACAAACAGGTCATTCAGGACTACCAGTAATAGACAATAACAAACTAGTTGGCCTCGTAACAAAAAAAGATATAGAAAAAGCAATAAAACACAAACTATCAAATGCCCCTATAAAGGCAGTGATGACAAAAAAAATAAAAGTTGTAGATACAGAAACATCAGTAAGTCAAATAAGAAAAATAATGGCAGAAGAAGATATAGGAAGATTACCAGTATTAAAAAAAGGAGTATTAGTAGGAATAATAACGAGATCAGACATACTACATGCATCAAGCGGAGTATTTGATTTCTCACCAAATCCAATACTAAAAGAAAAATTCAATGTATTCAACATATCCCAACTCATGAAAGAAAGACTCCCAAAAAGAATAATGAACCTTCTCAGACTATTCGGTGCATTTGGCTCAGAATTAAAAATGCACACATATGTAGTTGGTGGCTTTGTGAGAGA includes these proteins:
- a CDS encoding alpha-mannosidase: MYLKPEQIKDRYLAMISEIFPYTINKRENLNNWTYSSKDETKQNINEGFTWDDKQLPVYFENTIKIDKPQKDQWIYLDLWMGGESLVIIDDFPYGEINPYHRQLNITKFADGKEHKIKIQTVPKKLFGEHQKTPTLTTSKILTIDKNIQTSLLKFKTAIEIMAATPDKTLAEKIKKQLDEGIKQIHIPRNSENYFKGTKDNPAIYEMVNGIWDPEEFPENSGMLLNHEDKQTIINAAEKLDEKMTQLNKQHQKQGKLNLIGHAHIDYAWLWPYAETKRKIVRTFANAVRMTETYPEFKFSQSSAQMYKDLKNSYPELYKKIQELVKQGKWETAGGMWVESDCNIGNVESLIRQFYYGQTYFEEEFGTKNKTCWLPDVFGFNWIIPQILKESEIENFVTIKINWSEKNKFPHDVCKWRGIDGSEVIYFSYANPIGGYNGNTDPESLIKTWEAHREKDKVDTTLLSFGYGDGGGGPTDEMQEKYEIAKNWAGVPQLKIDTVENFFENLKIEETLPTWDGDLYLELHRGTYTSQSKTKYLHKIAEYKLYQAEYYSVIAQNEIEYPEQKIQQLWEILLHTEFHDVIPGSSIKEVYQDSEKELTQLIQNADEIIKQAINSISKPNNSKITIINDTSYERKIEFTAKTNGKIIETQNGTQLKMQKIDEETYIYTSDETIKPFQTIILNITNKTNIQEQKIQQKTIIENNKLKLEVNPDGTIQITDKTNNRKTFKNKGNILAMYKDVPTYWDAWDIEHDYEKYETIIKADSIKLIEDGEIQKTIQVTYKSEGTIIIQNYTLKEERLDINTKIDWHTRRTMLRAKMPFNVHTRNAKCDLSAGYIERPTHTNTSWEEARFEVLAHRWIDLSEYNYGYALLNDSKYGYKINQNEISINLLRGPIYPAYFADEGKHEFTYSIYPHNNSDIQTVIEESEKLNKPLMTKINSEIQQNPIMQTNKTTLKITAIKQAKEKGNTIRLVEMAGGSGTAEIKINIPHKKIYKTNLLENNKQELKEENGIIKLEYNPFKIYTLVVE
- a CDS encoding CBS domain-containing protein, translating into MLKTIITTHKNPDFDGFAAAYAAKLIYEDAQIIIKGEPAKNLTEFINIYDIPYLTEKQFLEEYKQQIENKNFQKIVIVDTADIQRIPPTIKKLIESGIETDIYDHHPKMRENNIKGNNYSEEMGAATTLVVKQLLNQKSDLPDTLETLFLIAIHEDTGNFMYTTTTEQDHLVAAELLKRGARLKEVEEFVALEMTEEQRELFDMLYNNIQELYLNELNVQIAYSEIEKFIGGLNIITHKIFETLTPDILFTVVRMGKNIYIVARSKTNEIDLNKVLEHFGGGGHKKAGSAKVKDKNIQQVINKIEKELKNSFIPVIKASNIMSSPVRTILAQQKVEKAYNIMEQTGHSGLPVIDNNKLVGLVTKKDIEKAIKHKLSNAPIKAVMTKKIKVVDTETSVSQIRKIMAEEDIGRLPVLKKGVLVGIITRSDILHASSGVFDFSPNPILKEKFNVFNISQLMKERLPKRIMNLLRLFGAFGSELKMHTYVVGGFVRDLLLNLENYDIDIVVEGDANKYGKYVAEQLMIKYIPHKKFNTCSLYFKDGFRIDVATARTEYYEAPAELPKVEVSTIKKDLYRRDFSINTMAIRINQETFGMLLDFFTSKSDLENKIIRTLYPLSFVEDPTRILRAIRFEQRYGFKINKQTEDYLRRTVEGNYLEKVTGPRLREEIEKILKEPNPLKAIKRMGEFKIITHLFPYTYYTPTLEKDVEKLFEYYEIIKHKAPIYTYKVRKLHLLFYILLQYTPNNSLKEIQQRYGLPGEFFEKLDQAKKAYQTINEQKEISNSKYYEILCTFNNEQIIYTGIKVSDNKKQEYTDYLNKVKEIKLKTTGKDLKEKGYKGRQIKEKLEELKKLRLDEKITPDQEKNYI